Proteins encoded in a region of the Bradyrhizobium sp. CB3481 genome:
- a CDS encoding septal ring lytic transglycosylase RlpA family protein, whose protein sequence is MIRPISAVLALTCLSAPAFAETCIASRYGYSGGRTASGERMNPNAMTAAHRARPFGSHVTVTSHSNGRSVTVRINDRGPFVKGRCIDLSTGAARVLGLAGTAKVSLAEIDKHKWEATP, encoded by the coding sequence ATGATCCGCCCGATCAGCGCCGTCCTGGCGCTCACATGTCTATCTGCGCCGGCATTCGCCGAAACCTGTATTGCTTCTCGCTATGGCTATAGTGGAGGCCGAACCGCTTCGGGAGAGCGGATGAATCCAAACGCGATGACTGCGGCGCATCGCGCCCGGCCATTCGGCTCCCACGTCACGGTCACCTCACATTCCAACGGGCGAAGCGTCACCGTTCGCATAAATGATCGCGGCCCGTTCGTGAAGGGAAGGTGCATAGACCTGTCGACTGGCGCGGCTCGTGTGCTTGGCTTAGCCGGGACTGCGAAGGTCTCCCTCGCTGAGATAGACAAGCACAAGTGGGAAGCTACCCCGTAA